From the Pseudomonas baltica genome, one window contains:
- a CDS encoding TetR/AcrR family transcriptional regulator has translation MTTQPDPAQDAPPATPRQRRAPKGEKRREELLDAALQLFSLEGYSGASIARIAERVGISVAGVLHHFPSKIALLMGVLDRRDEVNRRIADEVRGDGSLDGLFGSLRAINRSNAGAPGVVRAFSILNAESLVEGHPAWEWYQARYQDIYGRLGGHLRELVQRGEVREDVDLDAITQQILAMMDGLQLQWLRFPEQVDLERSFEVYLEQVDQAIRRRP, from the coding sequence ATGACTACCCAGCCTGACCCCGCGCAGGACGCGCCGCCCGCCACCCCCCGCCAACGCCGCGCCCCCAAGGGCGAAAAGCGCCGTGAAGAACTGCTCGATGCCGCCTTGCAGCTGTTTTCACTGGAGGGCTATAGCGGCGCATCCATCGCCCGAATCGCCGAACGTGTCGGTATCAGCGTGGCTGGGGTGCTGCATCATTTTCCCAGCAAGATTGCGTTGCTGATGGGCGTGCTCGATCGGCGCGACGAGGTCAACCGCCGCATTGCCGACGAAGTGCGTGGCGATGGCAGCCTGGATGGGTTGTTTGGCAGCTTGCGGGCAATCAATCGCTCCAACGCCGGAGCGCCGGGTGTGGTGCGGGCGTTCAGTATTCTCAATGCCGAGAGCCTGGTGGAGGGACACCCCGCCTGGGAGTGGTATCAGGCGCGCTATCAGGATATCTATGGCCGCTTGGGTGGGCATTTGCGAGAGTTGGTACAGCGAGGGGAGGTGCGTGAGGATGTCGATCTGGATGCCATCACCCAGCAGATTCTGGCGATGATGGACGGGCTGCAGCTGCAATGGCTGCGGTTTCCCGAGCAGGTCGATCTGGAGCGTAGTTTCGAGGTTTATCTAGAGCAGGTCGATCAGGCGATTCGCCGGCGACCTTGA